In Pseudothermotoga hypogea DSM 11164 = NBRC 106472, the following are encoded in one genomic region:
- a CDS encoding metal ABC transporter solute-binding protein, Zn/Mn family: MIERNWQDFSKRLLEKLWLWYEKMRHLKGKTIVEVHPALTLFAERFGIGQIFGLESGHEQGITAKRLAELANLVKKGAVRHILIDEHVEGSTALNLAKQFDLEPIFVDLMGWEANDYLELVDSIVEKLASIAETIK; this comes from the coding sequence TTGATTGAGCGCAACTGGCAGGATTTTTCAAAACGTCTGCTCGAGAAACTGTGGCTCTGGTACGAAAAAATGCGTCATTTGAAGGGAAAAACGATAGTCGAAGTTCACCCGGCACTCACGCTCTTCGCAGAACGCTTCGGCATCGGTCAGATCTTCGGTTTGGAGTCAGGCCATGAGCAGGGAATTACGGCAAAAAGGCTCGCAGAACTGGCGAATCTTGTGAAAAAGGGCGCGGTGAGACACATACTGATCGATGAGCACGTCGAAGGTTCCACGGCTCTGAATCTGGCAAAACAGTTCGATCTGGAACCGATATTCGTCGATCTCATGGGCTGGGAAGCAAACGATTACCTTGAGCTGGTGGACTCGATCGTGGAAAAACTCGCCTCGATCGCCGAAACGATCAAATGA
- the trxB gene encoding thioredoxin-disulfide reductase — MLFEFKDLEEIKDQYDVLIVGGGPAALGAAVYSRRAGLSVLIVEKVLEGGQLNFTTYIDNYLGFPNIEGTELAKRMKEHAESLGTHFLNASVEKIIVEGETRAVVLDDGRTIEAKVLMIATGTDPKKLNVPGESELIGKGVSYCATCDGYFFKEKDVVVVGGGDTAINDALYLSKIARSVTVIHRRDKLRAVKILQDKAFQRPNIKFLFDSVVERFVGEKKLEKVIVRNVKTNQTSEIHVEGVFIAIGSIPRSDLVKDIVELDENGYIITNEWMETNVARLYAIGDVRKKNVRQIVTAVADGAIASVHAAENYF; from the coding sequence ATGCTGTTCGAGTTCAAGGATCTCGAGGAAATCAAGGATCAATACGACGTATTGATAGTTGGTGGTGGACCTGCGGCACTCGGCGCCGCAGTTTATTCACGAAGGGCAGGACTGAGCGTACTGATAGTCGAGAAGGTACTCGAAGGTGGGCAACTGAACTTCACCACATACATAGATAACTATCTGGGTTTTCCAAACATCGAAGGTACAGAGCTCGCCAAACGAATGAAAGAACACGCCGAATCGCTTGGAACACATTTTTTGAACGCATCGGTGGAGAAAATCATTGTTGAGGGTGAAACACGTGCGGTGGTACTTGACGATGGCAGAACGATCGAAGCGAAAGTTCTGATGATCGCAACCGGCACGGATCCAAAGAAACTGAACGTACCGGGTGAATCTGAGCTCATTGGAAAGGGTGTTTCTTACTGTGCCACCTGCGATGGTTACTTCTTCAAAGAAAAGGATGTGGTGGTCGTGGGTGGCGGCGACACGGCGATCAACGATGCTCTGTATCTTTCAAAGATCGCACGCAGTGTTACGGTGATCCACAGGAGGGACAAACTCCGAGCGGTCAAGATCCTCCAGGACAAGGCCTTCCAGAGACCGAACATAAAGTTCCTCTTCGATTCGGTTGTGGAACGGTTCGTTGGTGAAAAGAAGCTTGAAAAAGTGATCGTGAGGAACGTCAAGACGAACCAAACGAGTGAGATCCATGTTGAAGGCGTGTTCATCGCCATCGGGTCCATACCCAGATCGGATCTTGTGAAAGACATCGTCGAACTCGATGAAAACGGATACATAATCACCAACGAATGGATGGAGACGAACGTTGCACGCCTTTACGCGATAGGTGATGTCCGCAAGAAGAACGTTAGACAAATCGTCACGGCCGTCGCCGATGGGGCGATCGCCTCGGTTCATGCTGCAGAGAACTACTTTTGA
- a CDS encoding metal ABC transporter substrate-binding protein — protein sequence MRWLSTMFLLFCSLALSITIAVSIRPLELIVKHILPEGHSVVCIMDKGTNPHLYQLKTSDLRILNEADVIVLVGLEEWAKKVVDMFTDKTMVFADDIFEKDFEQNEHLWLDPVNVLLFSHKLMLRFSQIEPASAERFD from the coding sequence GTGAGATGGCTTTCCACAATGTTTCTTCTCTTCTGCTCCCTGGCTCTGTCCATAACGATCGCCGTTTCGATCAGACCGCTCGAACTCATCGTGAAACACATCCTTCCGGAAGGACACAGCGTCGTGTGTATCATGGACAAAGGGACCAATCCACACCTTTATCAGTTGAAGACGAGTGATTTGAGGATTTTGAACGAGGCCGATGTGATCGTCCTGGTTGGTCTTGAAGAATGGGCAAAAAAGGTTGTGGACATGTTCACGGACAAGACCATGGTCTTCGCAGATGACATCTTCGAGAAGGATTTTGAACAGAACGAACATCTCTGGCTCGATCCTGTGAATGTGCTTCTCTTCTCGCACAAATTGATGTTGAGGTTCTCGCAGATCGAACCAGCTTCGGCCGAAAGGTTTGATTGA